The following DNA comes from Nicotiana sylvestris chromosome 10, ASM39365v2, whole genome shotgun sequence.
TTTTCATCAATACCTCTACGACCAGCACGCCCAGCCATTTGGAATAACTCATTTGAGCTTAACTGGACACGTCCACTATCACCCCTTTTGCTGAGAGATGAAATGACAGCTGTTCTAGCAGGCATATTGATGCCAGCAGCAAGTGTTTCAGTAGCAAAGACAACCTTAACTAGACCTCGCTGAAATAATTCTTCAATGAATGATTTCCAAAGGGGGAGACAGCCAGCATGATGTGCAGCCACTCCTCGGCGGAGGCCTTTCACTGCAGTCACACGCACAGCATCAGGGTATTGAATACGGAACCTCTTGAGTGCCAGCTCAACTTCACTCGTTTCACACTCATCCAGTAACCTGCAGTCTTCAAGATATTGAACAGCTGCATCACATCCTTTCCTGCTAAAAATGAACCAAACTGCTGGAAGCATATCCCTCGCCTTTAGGTGCCACAACGTGTCTATAATTTGAGGTACCTGAGAATATATATTTTGTAACTAAATTTTGTGAAGATAGTCATATCTATGAGTTACTTGACAGGAAAATTACAGGATATAAGTTATATTGACAGTTTTCTGTGAAAATTACAATTTTTTGATACATTCTGTGAAAATGATGATGTAGCAACAAATTATCTAAGAGACGCGAGATAACATTGCAACACAAATTTCAGACTCAATAAGCTTTGGTGCACACCTGTGAGCGGCGAATATTATTTATATCATTCTTTGAAAGCGGACGAACATCATTTTCGCATTTTCTTGATTTTCTTCTTTTAGATCCTTCTTCCTTGTATAGCTCACTGGCGGATTCATCATACTGTAAATAGTTGAGTGACAGCTTCCTGCTCAGTCAGACGAAGGTAATTAGAAATGAAAATTTCAGCATCTTCTTGGGTAATAATTGTCCTTCAAATACTACAGAGTATTTCACACCGTTATGAGTTTTGTCCCATCACGCCCCTGACTATTTTCTGGCCAATCGATCATATGTAGCTGAAATATAGATTCCGAAAATTTTGTAGATACAATCTTTTGAGTTCAGAGTGCATATGGCATGCTCAACATCTAATCAGTTTTATTATATGCCGTGAAAAACGAGAACAGGGCCCAAAATTCAAACTGAAAGAACACTAATACCTGGGAATCAATAGTttatcaagttttttttttttttttgataagataAATAGTTTACCAAGATTATGATTTTGAATCAATGCATATACCACGACCTTTGGAAAAAAACTATAACAAGTAAAGCAACATATGGTACAAGTTAATCCAATGTTGTAAACGAAATCCGGTGCAAATGCAGTGAGTGCTAAAAATTCCAGAAACAAAAAACAATGCAAGACATTGCCACTGATAAACATAAAACGAGAAGATAAATGAAAGAGTTAAGGGAAAAAAATCCTACCTATTCATGCGTGTACCTTTGTCATCAAGAAGAGGTACTAAAGCTGTCTTTGTGCCGAAGTGCCAAGTCAATGGAACTGGACGCTTGGATGATGTTACCAACTCTGTTCTACCATGAATCTTGAAAGATCGTTAAATTAGAGAAGTGAATACCTATATTTTTTCCTTCTTGTCATTAGATTAACTTTAACAAAACCAGTAAGTAGAACCAGTAAAAGTTCTACTTTGGCAGCCTAGATCCAGTTCAAAACCAGTAACTTTAACAAAACCAGTAACTAGAAGTGGCAGCCTAGATCCAGTTCAAAATTGCACAGCCAAATCAGAATAAAAGTTCATTTTACTATTCTCACAGTATTTTCtcataatcaaaccaattttacTGACAGGCAGGTGATGCAAAAAAATTTAGATAGCAGACACTGAAAGAAAGAGACACAACATCCAAACTTTCAAATCTCCTTAGAATGGAATTGCAGAGCTTTATCCTACGAACAAGAAGGAAAACAAGGGGCATTTTGAGcagtaaaaagaaaagaataaaaaaaagatgTAACTAGCAAGGTGTTAAATGGTGACAATATGCCAATGATAGTTTGATTACATAATCTCAAAGTTCACCAAAATTTAAATCATAACCAGCAGTCTACAAAAAATTTATAACTGCCAAAAATGTTTAAGACATTAACTAGAATCAAGCCAACCAAAAAGGCAAATAACCTACAGTTTATTAAAATTCAAGTCTTCTCTTTTGTCGACGCCACAGGTTCCCCAATAACTACCAATTATTAAGGGGTTTACTTATATTACGTTATAGAAGAAGTTTGACAAATCAAACATGAACCATCGAATTGTTCAAGATATAAAGATTCCAATTAGTTGTTGTCTATAGTACAACTTTTAGTGAGGCTAATATGCatacatttcaaaaaaaaaaatatttgtcaCCTAAGTCTCAAGTTTCCCAAATCCAAGAACGCATTTAAAGTTGAATAAAGTAGGTCAATTATAAGAATCTATGCTCCTGCAATAAAAAGTGCACTTCGAAAAGCTCAACTCCAATAAGAAAGGAAAAGTATGGTAAATAAGACCagcatcaagaatgtcacaatcACAATTAAGTAACAAATAGTTTTGGTTTTCCTTAAATGGACAGTAGTTTAAAAGATGGCATATGAATGGATAATTATCGTTCCAACATTTATCTTGACGTGGCAGATAAAAAATATACTGGAAAAAAGCTCAACTaattaaaagaaggaaacaaTGTCTATAAACTGTGACCCGCCATCTATCTCTCAACCTGCCTCCCCACCCAAATATCTGCgctcctctctctctctatatagaAATTTCAGTTATGTATTATTTCAAATGCGACATGAGGATTACTAATTTCAAAGTAGCCCAAATAAACTGAAGAGTTATATATACTGTTGACCACATGAAAATCGAGAACATAGAAATGGGGTGAATGTCTatgtctccccccccccccaaagttGTGCAAACTCTTTGTTTTTGGTGTCGCGCCCGTCGACAAGGGACGGGTGCGGGATACATCTCGGATTCGGTCAACTAACTTCGGATACTTTGACCCAAGTCCATCGACAaatttgtgggggggggggggggtgagattttgatttctcaaaattaaAAATAGAACAGATTTAAGACATGGGAAATGACACACCTTCAATTTTGTAGAACTTTTGTCTCATATTTGCTGCTTTGTGTTTCAGAAAAACCAAGAATTCAAGGGGTCGTGTTCTGAGTTCGGACTTCTGGTAGATAGTAGCAGCTATATAGATGGAGGGTTTTTCACAGAATAAAAATTTAGAATATCTTTATAgctctattttttataattttgaattttcttagtCGAATCCCTGCACCCGTATCCATACCTGGATCCGCACcccgaatcttaaaatttagattttGCCGAATTCGACATCAAATCTGTGCCCGTATCGGCTACCCGCACCCGAATCCGAGCAACTTAGTCCCCCTCCCCCCCAAACCCCCGATTACAGGTGCTTGTCATTTgtgaaatggggggggggggggggacgaaCTTAGTATATTATAAGTAAACTAAACAAAATAAGGAAAGTTTAAGCTAAGTGAAGTTTCCAAATTCCAGAACTTTAAATATGACACAATAATTATGAATTTTCTCTATCATATTCCTTACCCTTAACCTGACCTATTCTATCATATAATTGTTGAGGGTCTACCGGAAACAACCTCTTTGCCTTCTTGAAAGTGGGGGTAAATTCTGCATACatactaccctcctcagaccccacttgtgggattatactgggtttgaTATTGTTTTTGTTAATTGCATCATTTCTCTTAAAACTTTATCATATTTAACCCTGGCTGGATAAGAAAATGATTTTTACCTAATGGATGCTCACTAgggctgtgcatttggatcggatatccgaaatccgatccgatccactctatttcggattttcggattggatacggattgtgttttatgaaatttcggattttcggattggattcggattggtatgattttaatccgatccgatccgatatccgaaattatatgtacctatataaatacacactaaaattttagggttatgcttattcatttttcacacaccccctcactcacttagatttttccgcctctcttgcacctctcttctcttcagtgaagactaaaagagtctcaatgactcaaacttccgattttactttgattttatgtctctttcttccgcctctcttctcttctcttctgtcttttatgtctatttcatgttctattcttcaacttttgattttattatgatttttttgtttgttttggtagatggaagatgagatagagacaccgaatgaactttaaattgttgaaaatttttgtgacaatccgatccgacaatccgaaaaattatccgatccaaagtttaaaatccgatccaatccaatgttaattcggatcggattcggattgccctTTTCAGAATCCGAAATAGgctaaatccgatccaatccgatccgtgcacagccctaaTGCTCACTATAAGGACAAATGCATCTTTTTCACTTCTACTAATAAAAATGTAGATAAGACACTTCAGCCCAAAAAAAATAATATCTGAATAACACAACTTGAAAGCAGCAACGAAATTAAAGGACCGGAAAAGCATTTGCCAGATAGACTTCATTCGCTATACAAGCAATCACAATTGGTTCACTGCAATACCTGACCTATCCATCCAGCCAACTCATCTGGATTAGCTACAGTCGCCGAAAGACATATAAGTTGAACTTCCTTTGGGCAATATATAACCTTAAGAAACAGAAAGAGGGGAGTAAATATAGGAAATTGGTACTCTGAGGCTGCTCATGAATTGAGATGTAAAGAACTTGCACATTCAGAAGACACATACTATTTCTTCCCAAACTGTACCCCGAGATATGTCACTTAAATAGTGTACTTCATCCAAAACAATTACATCAACATGAAGAAGACCACCATCTGAGGAAGCAACCCCTATGCTGCAGCGTGAAGTGTAATGCAGTAGTAAGTTTAGGAATGAATAGAACAAGCTTGtaataaaatagaataaaagtCTGACAGTTTCTTTATCCTTTAACCCTTTTTTCAACTTTAAAGGGAAGCCACATGTTCCACAAATTTCAAAAACTAGAGCTCTTTAATAGTTTGATGGTATACATGGTCAACTTTGATTGAGCATAGTATCTCTGAAATTTCTAAGCACGAAAGCTAAATCAAGTTGTCACAAGCAGAGAGCTTTTTTCTCCTAAAAAGTAAATCAGCATGCTGTTAGTCTCCATTTCTTCTATCAAATAACTAATATGCAACAGTTCATAAAACCACTGAAATGTACCTCTGGTATAGCATATTGCGCAAAATCTCAGTTGTCATAATTAAAACCTGAGCATCTCTATTAACAGCTGAATCTCCAGTGAGGAGCCCCACATTACTTTCACCAAACGTTTCACTGTAAGGTGCCCCAAAGAAAATTGAAGCTCAGAAACATAAATATTATGTAAAGGGAAACATGACAAAATTTGATAGAGGTGAATCGTACAAAACAGGACAAAAGATAGGGAGTATACAAAGTTTATGCACTGACGGTATAAAAAATATTTACTCAATCAGGTCATTTAAAAGGTAATTGTAGGTAACTCTAGTTGATAGCATTGATTGGTAATCTACAATAAATAATAAGTAACCTGCTATAATAGTTTAGATAACAATGGTGTAAAAAATCATTACAATGTCACTGTATAGAACTTAAAATACTTCAGTAAATTCGtaccaaaattctcgaaatttCTGATTGGATAACGCCTTAAGAGGAGTAGTATAGAATAGTCTCCTTCCTTTTGCCACTGTAGCAACAGCGGCAGCTTCAGCAATCAAAGTTTTGCCGCTACTTGTAGGCGCAGATACCACAACTGATGAACCTCTCAAAAAAGCTTGAATGGCCAATCGCTTCAACATTTCCCAAAAATATATCAATataactgaaaattaaaaaattaaagaaaaacaaatTGAAGTATTTGAAACAAAACTGACCTGAAATTTGTCAATTCGAAAAGAGTAAATAGAAGCAAGTTCATTAGCATCAATAATTTCATCACCGAACTCTCTAACTTCATTCCGAAGCTTCTCGACCCTCTGCTTTCTCGTTTCGTCGAAGTTCAACAATTCACTAAGGGAACTTTCAAGTTCATCATCACTCTCTTCGCCTCCGTCGGATACCTCAGCCGAAACGACGTTATCGTAATCTTCCGCCGCTTCttcgtcatcatcatcatcatcctcttCTTCGTATTCGTCTTGAGACTCTGTTGGAAAAACTGACCTCGGAAATTTGTAGAAGATTCTAGATTTAGAACTGTACGGAGTGTGAATCGAGTTAACGGAGCAGAACCCTGGGGTTTGGATTTGGAGAAGTGGAAGAAATGGAGAGAGGCTGGTTATGGAGTTTAAAGGAGAAGGTGAAGGCCAAGGGAAGAAGAGGATAGGGAGTGTGCTCATGGCGGGAGGGAATTAATTGTAATTTGCTACTCTCTAAAAGAAGATTTTATTCACAAACATTCCGTCATCGTCTGAAAAATAGTAATCATTTTGGAAACTACAACGACAACGAAACACATTAAGATACAAATGATTAAATCCAAAAATCAAACAGAACCACACTGAAAGTTTAATATGGGATTACTTTTTTGTTTCCACAAGTTAAAGATTTCGAATCTTTAGTTTGATTTCGGATTTTTAATATAATAAGCGGAAATTAAAATTTGAGTATTTTATAGTCTTCAACCTGGCTTACTTACTGACCTATTTATACTAGGGTATATAATGCCTTATTcttcatttttaaaatataattccTTATTCCTCCTCGTTGCTAAGTAGTATTTTCATTGCGAAGCTTTTATCAAAAGTTATATTATTTCTCAAACTTTAATATTTACAAGCAAGAATTAATATCATTTGAATTTGGAATATAAATTAGATTTTGTATTTTATGTTTGGACGAGTTACTTTAAATAGTATGTTTTTAAGAGATTTAATATTGTTACTTTTCATTCTCTATAAAAAGACAAAATTGCCATAAAGTATAAATATTTGATTATGTTAATTATATTATATGACATGACTGAATAACCAAAAAGACAAATCGAAAAAATCCTATCCAAAAGAGAAAATAGAATCAAGTCAAACTTACTTTTAGGAGCTAAAAAAATAGCTTTCTCCGAAAGTACTTTTGGAAATCTTGGGCAAACACAAGTATGTTGCTCCGACATTGATAAATGTATTTTTCAAATTGATTAGTCAAACGTAAACTAAATTTTCTGaaagtatttttttgaaaagcacttcctACAAAAAGAACTTTATAAAATAAGCTGATTTTGAAAGTTTGGTTAAAGAGGATGTAAcacctcttcttcaattgtgtttGAAATCAATTATACGAGTTTAAGTTTTATATAACATAGTATCACAAGTTAAATTACACTGATAGCTTAAAAGATTTACATTGACGTTGTATACTACTCAAATTCTTTTTGCAAAAAGTTTAAAGTCCTAGGTGTGACAATATAAAGATATTTGCTCACTCAGAGTAAATATATCTTTATGGTTAATGTTTAATGGTAATTtggtaaaaaaataataaattaacttGTTATCACATATTAAATTAAGTTTAAAGAATCATTACACTATCATTATATgtatcttatttttttaaaattttgattaTATTAGCTTACGACCTATTAAGTATCAATATCAactcaaaacaaagcaaaaatttgaTATGCTTTAATTAGCACTTTTCACGACATTACAATGATAAAGTCGTTGGATACGCCGTTGCAAgtataataatttatttattttttggttcAAGAGGAGTAATATTGTTAAACATGTTTCATTACGGAATAGCGCTACCATGAGCACTTGGGATTATCCCACCAGTATTAACCAAATAAACATACTTCTTCGACTTATCATCATCGTCAGAGGAAAGGACAAATTTGGCATCAGCCTCGTCTGCCTTAGCTTGCTCTATCTCCTCGGAAAGATCGAAGCCCTTAGCATGGATTTCTTCGAGGGTCTCCCTCCGGGATCGGCGTCGGGCATAATCATTGCTTCTTTTCTCTTGATCGGAAGACCCCCTCAACTCCATCTGAGCATCGgtagcatccttcaaatagaTGGTCACCGTCCTATCGGCCTTGGCTTGTATTTCTCTGGCTTCGGCCCGGACTTCCACACCTTCGTCCTTGGCCTTCGCAAGACCAGCCTCGAGCTCGGCTATTCTGCCAGCCTGAACCAAGTTGATCccttgagcattccgaagttgaACCTCGAGGGCCGATACCTTCGCCAGTGCATCATTTTTAGCCACGACGAGGGTGTCCATCTTCGCTTTCCAATTATTGCACCCGGCTTGAACTTGATCTACCTCGCCCCGAAGCTGCCCAATCATATCGAGCTTTTGCTGCAGCTGAGACATTGAAGTATTAGCCTCCGAAGACGGGAGAGGTAGCCCGTATTTTTTTAGAACAGAAGTTACCTGCTTTTCTAACTCACTCTCATATTCACGAGCTTTGGTCAACTCCGATCGAAGATGCTTTAGTTCTTCCTCCTTTTTGTCAAGGAGAAGCCTAAGGTTTTTCTCCTCATTCGAAGCTCTACGCAACTTGGCTTCACAATGACGCAACTCGATTTAAGTTTATCGAAGGCCTACAGAAAGGAAAGATTGACTAGACAAAAGAAAAAAGTATGACGTCGGAGAAATTACAGTGCCACAAAAAATTTACAATTGAACAAAGACGTTGAGCCTCCTCGAAAATTGAGCTCACATCCACTGGGTCAGCCTTATCGACCCCAGCAAAGCAACCCTGGAAGAGGTCATTTTCACTCGGGACTCCGCCTAGCTCGGACGTCTTCAAATTCTGAGCATCCCTAATGGCATCCTCGGAGAAGGCCGAAAATGACAACGAATGACCTGCTGTCATGGCCTCGGGGAGATCACCCGAGGCGCTCTGttcaggcaaacgagcttcgaagCTCGCTCCCTTTGGAGTATTTCCAGAAGTTTGAGAAGCAGTTACCACGTTAGGTGATGCAGGGCCTTCATCCCCCTTTTCTTTTAAAGTTCCATCCTCGAGACTAGGGAACCTGATCTCAGCAGGCTTGATAGCCTCGAAAGATTTCCTGGTTCGAGTCACCAATGTCAAACCCTGCACCTCGTCACCGTCATCGTCCATAAACTGGTGGACCGAGTCAATATCCATATTGATGACGACGATTTTCCTGTGTCTCCGAGCGGGCTTTGCTTGGCTTTGAATGTCCTCTATCTTCTAAGACCCTTTTCTCTTATTATCCTTTTTTGGCTTTAGAGCCGAAGATCCTACTTCCTCCCCGGAAGGGGGTGGCCTCATCTCAAAGAACTCACCAATACCTGCGATAGAGGAATTAGGTCGCATGAAGAAAGACATTCTTAATAAGGAAAGAAACATTATAACGCATACCGTGGTGTTTCGCCTCCCACTTGCCCTTCGACAAGTCCCGCCACTTGTGTTTGTCGTATGATGAAGTAGCAGCTAGTTTGAAAACCCAGTCCTCGAGGTCGAGGACCGCATTAGGCATCCACGGGACCGCTGCGGAAAAGGGAAAGGAATAATTATGCGAAGTTTAGCAAAGTTTATGGAAAAGAACTAAAGCAGAGAATTCCACTCAAAATCGAAGTTCCATTTCTCGGGGAATGGCAGGAACTCTTGGGGAATAACATCGACGGTCCTCACCCGGATGAACTGACTCATCCAACCTCGATCCTTGTCTTCGTCGTTACTGGCGAAAAAGGACTTGGTTGATTGGTATTGGAGTTTGATTAAACCTCGGAAATGTTGGGGTCGATATAATCAGATGAGGTGGctgagggtgaactcgagcctGGCCATTTCAATGAAGAACCTCATCATTATTACGATCACCCAAAAGGACGGATGAATCTAGCCTATGGTGACTCGATATCTTCGGCAGAATTCAAGCACGAGCGGGTCGAGAGGACCCAACGTAAAGGGGTATGTATACACACTCAGGAACCCCTCTACGTAAGTTGTGATGTCCTCCTTACGAGAAGGTATTTGCAGAACAACCTTCTCTTCCCATTTACACTCTCTCCTCACATCGTTGAGGTATTTTTTCTCAATTGAACTTATGTACTTCGATACATGCTCTCGACGGCCGGGGACGTCGGGAGGGTTCTCAATTATAAAGTCCTTTTTCAAGGAAAAATTGCTCCGTATGATCTCGTGAAGCGCCGGCGGTTTACTACCGGCCGGACCGGAAGTAGAAGTTGAGGTTCCTTCTTTCTGAGGAACGAACTTGGAAGTTTTTGCCATCGGTTCTTTAGAAAAGAAGGAAGAAATGAATAAATCGGTGAGGTTTTGAGCTAATACAACGGAGAAACTGGTGGTGAAAAGGAAACATATAGAGGAAAATAGATGTTGCAAGGTGTAAAAGTTCTTGATAAGAAGAGAAAACGAGTATATATAGAGGAAGGTGGTGACGGTTCTTTAATATTGATGGTCGACCGGCTCTGACGTGCATTTAATGCTTTTTGGGAAGAGAACCGACGGGACGCTTCGGTCATTTCAACGCTTACGTCATAAAAGTGATGCCATCATAAAGGACTTCGAAAATTCAAATCGtttcatatcatttcattctaagaaatgcggaaactatctgtatacggtctaAATCAGAGAGCTCGATTTCGAAGACTTGATCATACCCCGAGCTCGAGTTTGGAAGCTCGAAGTAAGAATCGAGCCTAGCTGGGATATGCGCACCTCGAGAAGCCAATCGAAGGCCCGTCATGATCTACCTCGAGGATAGTATAATTTTGatgacactcaagaaagagcgggaatttctcaaggacacgtggatcagggcataaattaaaggataagatttgtacaaaatagtacaggtccgtactaggttgtttcaatagaattctttaccacaattaggaatgtactatattggggttttctcctcctatataaaggggaccccaatcatttgtgaAAAGAACATTATTAATTGTGATAGAACATCCTACCCTACTTTTCTCGTGCTCCACATTTGTTATTCAGCtttattgtttttactttattgttcttaCTATATTTGCTCTTAACTCACCTCAAGGTCCCAGGAGATAATCGAGCTCGAGGTCCCCGTGACTCTAACAAtactggtttggttcatcaattcttctcacttaaacctaatattatttgtatattcattagtattggaataaatcacatatctctaaaaccacaaatcacctttaattgttactcatatttttcgaggtaaacaatacTACATATGGTCTATCTTGTTTGACCAAAAAACATAACTTTCGGTTAAAACAATTGTATTTATATAATGATGGGTTAAACCTAGTTAATGATAATATCTCTAAATGTGAGTTCCGAAAATGTGGCTAACGTTAAACATATCTAGTGGGGGATTGACAATAATATGCATTAAATATTCCAAAAGATATGAGCAATAATGGAGAAGTAACTAgtaataaataacaataaatggcATTTAAGTAAATAGAAGAAGTGATTCACCCAATAAAGAATGAACTACATGGTTGTTCTtcctgacaatgatgaatgatagATAAATCATTGAATGTTCGAactattctcggatctgatggaAAAGTATGGAATAATATGAACAAGAATCTTGATGAAAAGGTAGTGTTTGTATCTTTACAAGAGAGAGAATCTTTATCAAAAGTCTGTCCTTATCAAGTGTGTGTCCTCCTTTCacattcattgtctttttttctatttatatggaaTATATTCCTAAAAAACCCTAATAGTACATGTGCAAAGAATATTCACTAGAATATTCCCTTTATTATCCTATTCTAAAAACTAGCCGTTACAACCCTTTCTGAGGTGCTCAACCTCGATCATTG
Coding sequences within:
- the LOC104217171 gene encoding DExH-box ATP-dependent RNA helicase DExH15 chloroplastic isoform X3, yielding MSTLPILFFPWPSPSPLNSITSLSPFLPLLQIQTPGFCSVNSIHTPYSSKSRIFYKFPRSVFPTESQDEYEEEDDDDDDEEAAEDYDNVVSAEVSDGGEESDDELESSLSELLNFDETRKQRVEKLRNEVREFGDEIIDANELASIYSFRIDKFQRLAIQAFLRGSSVVVSAPTSSGKTLIAEAAAVATVAKGRRLFYTTPLKALSNQKFREFCETFGESNVGLLTGDSAVNRDAQVLIMTTEILRNMLYQSIGVASSDGGLLHVDVIVLDEVHYLSDISRGTVWEEIVIYCPKEVQLICLSATVANPDELAGWIGQIHGRTELVTSSKRPVPLTWHFGTKTALVPLLDDKGTRMNRKLSLNYLQYDESASELYKEEGSKRRKSRKCENDVRPLSKNDINNIRRSQVPQIIDTLWHLKARDMLPAVWFIFSRKGCDAAVQYLEDCRLLDECETSEVELALKRFRIQYPDAVRVTAVKGLRRGVAAHHAGCLPLWKSFIEELFQRGLVKVVFATETLAAGINMPARTAVISSLSKRGDSGRVQLSSNELFQMAGRAGRRGIDEKGHVVLVQTPYEGPEECCKVLFSGLQPLVSQFTASYGMVLNLLAGAKVTRRSSELDEIKVSRAGRTLEEARKLIEQSFGNYVGSNVMFAAKEELARIEKEIETLTSEISEEAIDRKSQKLLAQSAYQEIAGLQEELRAEKRLRTELRRKMELERVFSLKPLLKELEDGHLPFMSLHYSDSDGVQHLVAAVYLGKVDTLNIEKLKSMVRDYDAFALKTVVENFEVGDSGGEDAKPSYHVALGSDNSWYLFTEKWIRMVYRTGFPNVALALGDALPREIMTELLDKAEMQWQKLAVSELGGLWCLEGSLETWSWSLNVPVLSSLSEEDEVLQLSQAYNDAVECYKNQRNKVSRLKKRIARTEGFKEYKKIIDSAKFTEEKIRRLKVRSKRLIGRIEQIEPTGWKEFLQVSNVIHESRALDINTHVIFPLGETAAAIRGENELWLATVLRNKLLLDLKPAQLAAVCGSLVSEGIRLRPWKNNRDC
- the LOC138880007 gene encoding uncharacterized protein; this translates as MDIDSVHQFMDDDGDEVQGLTLVTRTRKSFEAIKPAEIRFPSLEDGTLKEKGDEGPASPNVVTASQTSGNTPKGASFEARLPEQSASGDLPEAMTAGHSLSFSAFSEDAIRDAQNLKTSELGGVPSENDLFQGCFAGVDKADPVDVSSIFEEAQRLCSIVNFLWHSKLRRASNEEKNLRLLLDKKEEELKHLRSELTKAREYESELEKQVTSVLKKYGLPLPSSEANTSMSQLQQKLDMIGQLRGEVDQVQAGCNNWKAKMDTLVVAKNDALAKVSALEVQLRNAQGINLVQAGRIAELEAGLAKAKDEGVEVRAEAREIQAKADRTVTIYLKDATDAQMELRGSSDQEKRSNDYARRRSRRETLEEIHAKGFDLSEEIEQAKADEADAKFVLSSDDDDKSKKYVYLVNTGGIIPSAHGSAIP